The window GATGCTCACGGCTGCGGCGAAGGTGGCGACGGCTGCCTGGGAAAAGGTGACCTTGAACTCCCCGCTCTTGTCAAAGTTGTAACTGTCGTAGAGCTTGTACCCTTCGAGGGCAGAGCCGATAATGACGAAGATCGCGACGCAGATGACGGCCGTCTTGTATTTGACGCTGCCCGTGCCGACCGCCGTGCCGAACATATTGGCGGCATTGTTCGCGCCTATGCCCCAGCCAAGGAAGAGCCCCCCAAAGAATTTAGCCAGAAGCATCATAAAGGTTCCCTCGCGCAGATGCGAACCGGCATACGCGAAAATCGCCAGTAGTATATCTGTTCCCGATTCTCTCCTGCAACTCATTTTGCGGGGGTTTTGGAGGCGGGATAAAGCCACTGTCGATAGCCGAGAGTCCATAGCCCATGGCCAAAAAAGCTTGCGCCGCTATGGACCATTGACTAGCGACCATGGACTATTATATGGCCTGCTTCGAAATGAGGATCTGGATGCGATCCCCCACGTTCTCGATGGCGTCGGCGACCTCGGCGATGATCGTCACCAGGTTCCCGATGATGATCTTCTCCGCGAGCGAGATATTGATATCTTTGAAGAGCTTTTTCAATATCTTGAACTCGATCGAGTCCGCCACCTGCTCGCGGGTCGAGATTTCCTGGATGAGCGCGAGCGACTTTGACCTGTCGAGGAGGGGAACGTCGAACAGCTTCACGAGGGGCTCCAGTGTGATCACCGCT is drawn from Candidatus Auribacterota bacterium and contains these coding sequences:
- a CDS encoding DUF47 family protein; protein product: AVITLEPLVKLFDVPLLDRSKSLALIQEISTREQVADSIEFKILKKLFKDINISLAEKIIIGNLVTIIAEVADAIENVGDRIQILISKQAI